The DNA region TTCAGGTAGCGCGGCGACAATAGCCTGTTTTTCCAGTACTGAAGCCAGTGGGGAATCACACGGTGCGCCAGATAACCAAGCGTAAAGAAGATGACTGCGCTTAATAACACCAGTTGAACGATATCAATCAGGTTCATCACGACGTTTCTCCCGGTGCACGAGCCAGTAAATCGGGTTCTAGTAAATTAATAGCAATAGGTTCACGTCGTGGCGTCTGGCTACGCGGTGTCCGCTCGGCCTGCTGCAAGTGGACATAATCGTTAATCTGCTGCTCTTGCTCCAGCGTATCGTCCTTCATCATCGATTTAACTTCTGCCAGAATCTGTAGGTCTTGTGACCAGACAATCCGATTGCTAAACGCTTCATCCACCGGCAGACGGAAAATAGATTTCAGCGCGATATCGAGCTCATTCAGACGGCAGTTGGACAGGAACAAAAACAGGCGCCCCTGTGCGATCGTGACGACATCACCAAAGCGTCGCAGCGTGCACAGCGTCAACGCCTGCGCCGCCCGCACGCCCGGCACCGGGCGCAATGCGACCAGCACGCCCTTGCTGCCTTCTGGCATCAGCGTGCTATCAATCAACATCTGCACAGACTGCCGAAATGTCTCAGGAGGCTGGTA from Pectobacterium actinidiae includes:
- the bcsF gene encoding cellulose biosynthesis protein BcsF, with amino-acid sequence MNLIDIVQLVLLSAVIFFTLGYLAHRVIPHWLQYWKNRLLSPRYLKPASVWIRSASSTKTVSTQPTSAETKK